A genomic segment from Streptomyces antibioticus encodes:
- a CDS encoding citrate synthase — protein MSEHTNNAVVLRYGDGEYTYPVIDSTVGDKGFDIGKLRAQTGLVTLDSGYGNTAAYKSAITYLDGEQGILRYRGYPIEQLAERSTFLEVAYLLINGELPTVDELSVFKNDITQHTLLHEDVKNFYRGFPRDAHPMAMLSSVVSALSTFYQDSHNPFDEKQRNLSTIRLLAKLPTIAAYAYKKSIGHPFVYPRNDLGYVENFLRMTFSVPAQEYELDPVVVSALDKLLILHADHEQNCSTSTVRLVGSSQANMFASISAGINALWGPLHGGANQSVLEMLEGIQASGGDVDSFIRKVKNKEDGVRLMGFGHRVYKSFDPRAKIIKAAAHDVLSALGKSDELLDIALKLEEHALSDEYFVSRNLYPNVDFYTGLIYRAMGFPTEMFTVLFALGRLPGWIAQWHEMIKEPGSRIGRPRQIYTGVVERDFVPVEAR, from the coding sequence GTGAGCGAGCACACCAACAATGCTGTAGTACTGCGGTACGGCGACGGCGAGTACACCTACCCGGTGATCGACAGCACCGTCGGCGACAAGGGCTTCGACATCGGGAAGCTCCGCGCGCAGACCGGTCTGGTGACCCTGGACAGCGGCTACGGCAACACCGCCGCCTATAAATCCGCCATCACCTACCTTGACGGCGAGCAGGGCATCCTCCGGTACCGCGGCTACCCGATCGAGCAGCTCGCGGAGCGGTCGACCTTCCTCGAGGTCGCCTACCTGCTGATCAACGGCGAGCTGCCGACGGTCGACGAGCTGAGCGTCTTCAAGAACGACATCACGCAGCACACCCTGCTGCACGAGGACGTCAAGAACTTCTACCGGGGCTTCCCGCGTGACGCCCACCCGATGGCCATGCTGTCCTCGGTGGTCTCGGCGCTGTCCACCTTCTACCAGGACAGCCACAACCCGTTCGACGAGAAGCAGCGCAACCTCTCGACGATCCGGCTGCTCGCCAAGCTCCCGACGATCGCCGCGTACGCGTACAAGAAGTCGATCGGTCACCCGTTCGTCTACCCGCGCAACGACCTCGGGTACGTCGAGAACTTCCTGCGCATGACCTTCTCGGTCCCCGCCCAGGAGTACGAGCTCGACCCGGTCGTCGTCTCGGCGCTGGACAAGCTGCTCATCCTGCACGCGGACCACGAGCAGAACTGTTCGACCTCCACGGTCCGTCTGGTCGGCTCCTCGCAGGCCAACATGTTCGCGTCGATCTCGGCCGGCATCAACGCCCTGTGGGGCCCGCTGCACGGCGGCGCCAACCAGTCCGTCCTGGAGATGCTGGAAGGCATCCAGGCGAGCGGCGGCGACGTGGACTCCTTCATCCGCAAGGTGAAGAACAAGGAGGACGGCGTCCGCCTGATGGGCTTCGGCCACCGGGTGTACAAGTCCTTCGACCCGCGCGCCAAGATCATCAAGGCCGCCGCGCACGACGTGCTGTCCGCCCTCGGCAAGTCCGACGAGCTGCTGGACATCGCGCTGAAGCTGGAGGAGCACGCGCTCTCCGACGAGTACTTCGTCTCGCGCAACCTCTACCCGAACGTCGACTTCTACACCGGTCTGATCTACCGGGCCATGGGCTTCCCGACCGAGATGTTCACGGTCCTCTTCGCCCTCGGCCGGCTGCCGGGCTGGATCGCCCAGTGGCACGAGATGATCAAGGAGCCCGGCTCCCGCATCGGCCGTCCGCGCCAGATCTACACCGGCGTCGTCGAGCGCGACTTCGTGCCGGTCGAGGCGCGCTGA
- a CDS encoding dihydrodipicolinate synthase family protein yields MTIRLPAPDGTLRTHEPRAEPFVPTASTARTAPLTSRTVFSAAHVVADPFADVTPDSPAAVDWDATLAFRRHLWSHGLGVAEAMDTAQRGMGLDWAGAAELIRRSAAEARAVGGRIACGVGTDQLTAKDTTVTTADVRAAYEEQLMLVEESGAQAVLMASRALAAAATGPEDYLEVYGHLLRQSAEPVILHWLGPMFDPALDGYWGSSDLDAATEVFLDVIAAHPDKVDGIKVSLLDAGREIELRRRLPQGVRCYTGDDFHYPELIAGDAKGFSHALLGIFDPLGPLAAEAVRLLDTGDTSGFRRLLDPTVPLSRHLFQAPTRYYKTGVVFLAWLAGHQSHFTMVAGLQSARSLPHLARAYELADALGLFPDPALAEARMRNLLTLHGVPQ; encoded by the coding sequence GTGACCATCCGGCTCCCCGCCCCCGACGGCACCCTGCGCACCCACGAACCCCGCGCCGAACCCTTCGTCCCCACCGCCTCCACCGCCCGCACCGCCCCCCTCACCTCCCGTACGGTCTTCTCGGCGGCGCATGTCGTGGCCGACCCGTTCGCCGACGTCACCCCCGACTCGCCCGCCGCCGTCGACTGGGACGCCACCCTCGCCTTCCGTCGCCATCTGTGGTCCCACGGGCTCGGCGTCGCCGAGGCGATGGACACCGCCCAGCGCGGCATGGGCCTGGACTGGGCGGGCGCGGCCGAACTGATCCGCCGCAGCGCCGCCGAGGCCAGGGCGGTCGGCGGCCGGATCGCCTGCGGCGTGGGCACGGATCAACTCACCGCGAAGGACACGACCGTCACCACGGCGGACGTCCGCGCCGCCTACGAGGAACAACTCATGCTCGTGGAGGAGTCGGGCGCCCAAGCCGTCCTGATGGCGTCCCGCGCGCTGGCCGCCGCGGCCACCGGCCCGGAGGACTACCTGGAGGTCTACGGCCACCTCCTGCGCCAGTCCGCCGAACCGGTGATCCTGCACTGGCTGGGCCCGATGTTCGACCCGGCGCTGGACGGCTACTGGGGTTCGTCCGACCTGGACGCGGCCACGGAAGTCTTCCTCGATGTGATCGCGGCCCACCCCGACAAGGTCGACGGCATCAAGGTCTCCCTCCTGGACGCCGGACGCGAGATCGAACTGCGGCGACGGCTCCCGCAGGGCGTCCGCTGCTACACCGGCGACGACTTCCACTACCCCGAGCTGATCGCGGGCGACGCGAAGGGCTTCAGCCACGCGCTGCTCGGCATCTTCGACCCGCTGGGCCCTCTGGCGGCGGAGGCGGTCCGTCTCCTGGACACAGGCGACACGTCCGGCTTCCGACGCCTCCTGGACCCGACGGTCCCCCTCTCCCGGCACCTTTTCCAGGCCCCCACCCGCTACTACAAGACGGGCGTCGTGTTCCTGGCCTGGCTGGCGGGCCACCAGTCGCACTTCACGATGGTCGCCGGCCTCCAGTCGGCCCGCTCCCTCCCGCACCTGGCCCGCGCCTACGAACTGGCCGACGCCCTCGGCCTGTTCCCGGACCCCGCCCTCGCCGAGGCACGCATGCGCAACCTCCTGACCCTGCACGGAGTGCCGCAGTGA
- the recD2 gene encoding SF1B family DNA helicase RecD2: MTDQAGASRPGEPRLATLEGVLERITYANEESGYTVARVDTGRGAGDLLTVVGALLGAQVGESLRMEGRWGSHPQYGKQFTVENYTTVLPATVQGIRRYLGSGLVKGIGPVFADRITQHFGVDTLTIIEEEPKRLIEVPGLGPKRTKKIADAWEEQKAIKEVMLFLQTVEVSTSIAVRIYKKYGDASISVVKNQPYRLAADVWGIGFLTADRIARSVGIPHDSPERVKAGLQYALSQSADQGHCYLPEERLIADAVKLLQVDTGLVIECLAALALPDEDSGEPGVVREQLPGEDGEPVTAIYLVPFHRAELSLSGQLLRLLRTAEDRMPGFHDVAWDKALGWLRHRTGADLAPEQEAAVRLALTEKVAVLTGGPGCGKSFTVRSIVELARAKQAKVVLAAPTGRAAKRLAELTGAEASTVHRLLELKPGGDAAYDRDRPLDADLVVVDEASMLDLLLANKLVKAVPPGAHLLFVGDVDQLPSVGAGEVLRDLLADGGPVPAVRLTRVFRQAQQSGVVTNAHRINAGQHPVTDGMKDFFLFVEDETEDAGRLTVDVAARRIPARFGLDPRRDVQVLAPMHRGPAGAGTLNGLLQQAITPGRPDLPEKRFGGRVFRVGDKVTQIRNNYEKGKNGVFNGTVGVVTALDPVDQRLTVLTDEDEEVPYDFDELDELAHAYAVTIHRSQGSEYPAVVIPVTTGAWMMLQRNLLYTAVTRAKKLVVLVGSRKAIGQAVRTVSAGRRCTSLAFRLAAGAGGARPGERAEGPAEDPFDDR, encoded by the coding sequence ATGACCGATCAGGCGGGGGCCTCCCGGCCGGGGGAGCCGCGGCTCGCCACGCTGGAAGGCGTGCTGGAGCGCATCACGTACGCGAACGAGGAGAGCGGCTACACGGTCGCCCGCGTCGACACCGGCCGGGGCGCCGGCGATCTCCTCACCGTCGTGGGCGCGCTGCTCGGCGCGCAGGTCGGGGAGTCGCTGCGGATGGAGGGGCGTTGGGGCTCCCATCCGCAGTACGGCAAGCAGTTCACCGTGGAGAACTACACGACCGTCCTGCCGGCCACCGTCCAGGGAATCCGGCGGTACTTGGGGTCCGGGCTGGTCAAAGGCATCGGGCCGGTCTTCGCCGACCGCATCACCCAGCACTTCGGCGTCGACACCCTCACGATCATCGAGGAGGAGCCCAAGCGCCTGATCGAGGTCCCCGGCCTCGGCCCCAAGCGCACCAAGAAGATCGCCGACGCCTGGGAGGAACAGAAGGCGATCAAGGAGGTCATGCTCTTCCTCCAGACCGTCGAGGTGTCCACCTCCATCGCCGTCCGCATCTACAAGAAGTACGGCGACGCCTCCATCTCCGTCGTGAAGAACCAGCCCTACCGGCTCGCCGCCGACGTCTGGGGCATCGGCTTCCTGACCGCCGACCGCATCGCCCGCTCCGTCGGCATCCCGCACGACAGCCCGGAGCGCGTCAAGGCCGGCCTCCAGTACGCGCTGTCCCAGTCCGCCGACCAGGGGCACTGCTATCTCCCCGAGGAGCGGCTGATCGCCGACGCGGTCAAGCTCCTCCAGGTCGACACCGGCCTCGTCATCGAGTGCCTCGCCGCCCTCGCCCTGCCCGACGAGGACTCCGGCGAACCCGGCGTCGTACGCGAACAGCTCCCGGGGGAGGACGGCGAGCCGGTCACCGCGATCTACCTCGTCCCCTTCCACCGCGCCGAACTCTCCCTCTCCGGCCAGCTCCTGCGCCTGCTGCGCACCGCCGAGGACCGCATGCCGGGCTTCCACGACGTGGCCTGGGACAAGGCGCTCGGCTGGCTGCGCCACCGCACCGGCGCCGACCTCGCCCCCGAGCAGGAGGCCGCCGTCCGGCTGGCGCTGACCGAGAAGGTCGCCGTGCTCACCGGCGGCCCCGGCTGCGGCAAGTCCTTCACCGTGCGCTCGATCGTGGAGCTGGCCCGCGCCAAGCAGGCCAAGGTCGTCCTCGCCGCCCCCACCGGCCGCGCCGCCAAGCGCCTGGCCGAGCTGACCGGCGCCGAGGCGTCCACCGTCCACCGCCTCCTGGAGCTGAAGCCCGGCGGTGACGCCGCCTACGACCGGGACCGCCCGCTCGACGCCGACCTGGTGGTGGTCGACGAGGCGTCGATGCTGGACCTGCTGCTCGCCAACAAGCTGGTCAAGGCCGTACCGCCCGGCGCGCACCTGCTCTTCGTGGGGGACGTCGACCAGCTCCCCAGCGTCGGCGCGGGCGAGGTGCTGCGCGATCTGCTGGCCGACGGCGGCCCGGTGCCCGCGGTCCGCCTCACGCGCGTGTTCCGCCAGGCCCAGCAGTCCGGCGTGGTGACGAACGCGCACCGGATCAACGCCGGACAGCACCCGGTCACCGACGGCATGAAGGACTTCTTCCTCTTCGTCGAGGACGAGACGGAGGACGCCGGGCGGCTCACCGTGGACGTGGCGGCCCGCCGTATCCCCGCCCGGTTCGGGCTCGACCCGCGCCGGGACGTCCAGGTGCTCGCCCCCATGCACCGCGGCCCGGCCGGCGCCGGCACCCTCAACGGGCTGCTCCAGCAGGCCATCACCCCGGGCCGCCCCGACCTGCCCGAGAAGCGGTTCGGCGGCCGGGTCTTCCGCGTCGGCGACAAGGTCACCCAGATCCGCAACAACTACGAGAAGGGGAAGAACGGCGTCTTCAACGGCACCGTGGGCGTGGTCACCGCGCTCGACCCGGTCGACCAGCGCCTCACCGTACTGACCGACGAGGACGAGGAAGTCCCGTACGACTTCGACGAACTGGACGAACTGGCCCATGCGTACGCGGTGACGATCCACCGTTCACAGGGGAGTGAATATCCCGCCGTGGTGATCCCCGTCACCACGGGAGCATGGATGATGCTTCAGCGGAACCTTCTGTATACGGCCGTCACCCGCGCCAAGAAGCTCGTCGTGCTCGTCGGCTCGCGCAAGGCGATCGGCCAGGCGGTGCGCACGGTCTCGGCGGGCCGCCGCTGCACGTCCCTGGCCTTCCGGCTGGCCGCGGGGGCCGGCGGAGCCCGCCCCGGAGAGCGCGCGGAGGGCCCGGCGGAGGACCCCTTCGATGACCGCTGA
- a CDS encoding NUDIX domain-containing protein, producing the protein MTPEPVPTPADPEAWNAYLAEGNATQPRKRVAADLLLRDVEGRVLLVNPTYKPGWDLPGGMAEANEPPEETVVRELREELGLEVVVRGLLVVDWVAPHGPWDDQIAFVFDGGTVDWVDQLTPHDDELSEARFVGVDEAGGLVRGRMRRRLAEAVRAAREGQAVYLHDGSVCP; encoded by the coding sequence ATGACGCCGGAACCCGTCCCCACCCCCGCCGACCCCGAAGCCTGGAACGCGTATCTCGCCGAGGGGAATGCCACGCAGCCTCGGAAGCGGGTGGCGGCGGATCTGTTGCTGCGGGATGTGGAGGGGCGTGTGCTGTTGGTGAATCCGACCTACAAACCCGGGTGGGATCTTCCCGGTGGCATGGCCGAGGCGAACGAACCGCCGGAGGAGACGGTCGTGCGGGAGCTTCGGGAGGAGTTGGGGCTGGAGGTCGTCGTGCGGGGGCTGTTGGTCGTCGACTGGGTGGCGCCGCACGGGCCCTGGGACGACCAGATCGCGTTTGTGTTCGATGGCGGCACCGTCGATTGGGTGGATCAACTGACGCCTCATGATGACGAGTTGTCCGAGGCGCGGTTCGTGGGGGTCGACGAGGCCGGAGGGCTGGTCCGGGGGCGGATGCGGCGACGGCTTGCTGAGGCGGTGCGGGCTGCTCGGGAGGGGCAGGCGGTGTATCTGCACGACGGGTCGGTGTGCCCGTAG
- a CDS encoding sugar phosphate isomerase/epimerase family protein, with amino-acid sequence MTSLNRFSINQMTVKQLSLPELAEACAQLGVLNVGLWREPVQSYGVEATAKLIREAGLTVTTLCRGGFLTATDPTARAAALDDNRRAVEEAATLGTDTLVLVSGGLPSGSKDLYGARERIADALSVLAPQAEQHGVKLAIEPLHPMYASDRCVVSTLTQALDLAERFPAHQVGVAVDTYHIWWDDRAPAEIARAGATGRIHTFQLADWTTPLPEGVLNGRAQLGDGAIDLRAWQTHVETAGYTGAIEVELFNDTLWTRDGREVLAETAARFTHHTTP; translated from the coding sequence GTGACATCCCTGAACCGCTTCTCCATCAACCAGATGACGGTCAAACAACTCTCCCTCCCCGAACTGGCGGAAGCATGCGCTCAGTTGGGAGTGCTGAACGTCGGCCTGTGGCGCGAGCCGGTCCAGTCGTACGGCGTGGAGGCGACGGCGAAACTGATCCGCGAGGCGGGCCTGACCGTCACGACCCTCTGCCGCGGCGGCTTCCTCACGGCGACCGACCCGACCGCCCGCGCGGCCGCCCTGGACGACAACCGCCGCGCCGTGGAGGAGGCCGCGACCCTCGGCACGGACACGCTGGTCCTCGTCTCGGGCGGACTCCCGTCCGGCTCGAAGGACCTGTACGGCGCCCGGGAACGCATAGCCGACGCCCTGTCCGTCCTGGCCCCCCAAGCCGAACAGCACGGAGTGAAGCTGGCGATCGAGCCCCTCCACCCCATGTACGCGTCCGACCGCTGCGTGGTCTCCACCCTCACCCAGGCCCTCGACCTCGCGGAACGCTTCCCGGCCCACCAGGTCGGCGTGGCCGTGGACACGTACCACATCTGGTGGGACGACCGGGCCCCTGCCGAGATCGCCCGCGCTGGCGCGACCGGCCGCATCCACACCTTCCAACTCGCCGACTGGACAACCCCCCTCCCCGAAGGCGTCCTGAACGGCCGCGCCCAACTGGGCGACGGCGCAATCGACTTGCGAGCCTGGCAGACCCACGTCGAGACGGCGGGCTACACGGGCGCGATAGAGGTCGAACTCTTCAACGACACCCTGTGGACAAGGGACGGCAGAGAGGTCCTGGCGGAAACGGCGGCCCGCTTCACCCACCACACCACACCCTGA
- a CDS encoding S1 RNA-binding domain-containing protein has translation MRRRVSEGDSSGFPRAVRVGDVVEGVVASVGRSARVTLDGFPTRPVGEIGPLDTPWGRGRATDLAVGQRIRAVVMTVGPDGERAGLSLAAAAYPELWAFLSGLQPDCRLTGTVASIESYGVFVALDEGPAHPVFPGVGFITYAELSWTRFESASEVVRVGQRVTCVFLQIDTWNGEARLSLRATLPDPFLAFADAVDAAGGEGRAVTFRGRVTKLTPIGVFVRVADGVEGLVPVEGADVSDETGRVVVPDRGDVVVGGEGDVAVGDEGEVVVENEADVVVGDQVHVVVTRVSREGRRVVLAWVGAAAGSGR, from the coding sequence GTGAGGCGCCGGGTGAGCGAGGGCGACTCCTCGGGGTTTCCGCGGGCGGTGCGGGTCGGGGACGTGGTCGAGGGGGTCGTCGCGAGCGTCGGCCGGTCGGCGCGGGTGACGTTGGACGGGTTTCCCACGCGACCGGTCGGGGAGATCGGGCCGCTGGACACACCGTGGGGGCGGGGCCGGGCGACCGACCTCGCGGTCGGGCAGCGGATCAGGGCGGTGGTCATGACCGTCGGTCCGGACGGGGAGCGGGCGGGCCTGTCCCTGGCCGCCGCCGCGTACCCGGAGCTGTGGGCGTTCCTGAGCGGGCTCCAGCCGGACTGCCGTCTCACCGGGACGGTCGCGTCGATCGAGTCCTACGGCGTCTTCGTGGCGCTGGACGAGGGCCCGGCCCACCCCGTCTTTCCCGGCGTCGGCTTCATCACCTACGCCGAACTGTCCTGGACCCGCTTCGAGTCGGCCTCGGAGGTGGTGCGGGTGGGGCAGCGGGTCACGTGTGTCTTCCTCCAGATCGACACGTGGAACGGCGAGGCGCGGCTGTCCCTGCGGGCGACCCTGCCGGACCCGTTCCTCGCCTTCGCGGACGCGGTCGACGCGGCAGGCGGGGAGGGCCGCGCGGTCACGTTCCGCGGGCGGGTCACGAAGCTGACGCCCATCGGGGTGTTCGTGCGGGTCGCCGACGGGGTGGAGGGGCTGGTGCCGGTCGAGGGGGCGGATGTGTCGGACGAAACGGGTCGCGTCGTCGTGCCGGATCGGGGCGATGTCGTGGTCGGGGGCGAGGGCGATGTCGCGGTCGGGGACGAGGGCGAGGTCGTCGTCGAGAACGAGGCCGATGTCGTCGTCGGGGACCAGGTCCATGTCGTCGTCACTCGGGTCTCGCGGGAAGGGCGGCGGGTGGTGCTCGCGTGGGTGGGGGCGGCGGCGGGTTCGGGTCGGTAG
- a CDS encoding Gfo/Idh/MocA family protein, whose product MTRKTVRIAMNGVTGRMGYRQHLVRSVLALREQGGLDLGDGTVLWPEPVLVGRREPALRALAERHGLDPVTQVSTDLDAVLADPSVGIYFDAQVTSAREEAIRKAVAAGKHVYTEKPTATGLDGALELARLADAAGIRHGVVQDKLFLPGLLKLKRLIDGGFFGRILSVRGEFGYWVFEGDWQSAQRPSWNYRAQDGGGIVVDMFPHWEYVLHELFGRVTSVQALTATHIPQRWDENGKPYDATADDAAYGVFELEGGAIAQINSSWAVRVHRDELVEFQVDGTEGSAVAGLRDCRVQHRSATPKPVWNPDVPATETFRDQWQEVPDNAVYDNGFKAQWELFLRHVYADAPYHWDLLAGARGVQLAELGLKSSAEGRRVAVPEVTL is encoded by the coding sequence GTGACCCGCAAGACGGTGCGTATCGCCATGAACGGCGTGACCGGGCGCATGGGTTACCGCCAGCACCTCGTCCGTTCCGTCCTCGCCCTGCGGGAACAGGGCGGCCTCGACCTCGGCGACGGCACCGTGCTGTGGCCCGAACCGGTCCTCGTCGGCCGCCGCGAACCCGCCCTGCGCGCGCTGGCGGAACGGCACGGCCTGGACCCCGTCACGCAGGTCTCGACGGACCTCGACGCGGTGCTCGCCGACCCGTCCGTCGGCATCTACTTCGACGCCCAGGTCACCTCCGCGCGCGAGGAGGCGATCCGCAAGGCCGTCGCCGCCGGCAAGCACGTCTACACGGAGAAGCCCACCGCCACCGGCCTCGACGGCGCCCTGGAACTGGCCCGGCTCGCCGACGCCGCCGGCATCCGGCACGGCGTCGTCCAGGACAAGCTGTTCCTGCCGGGCCTGCTCAAGCTGAAGCGGCTGATCGACGGCGGCTTCTTCGGCCGGATCCTGTCCGTGCGCGGCGAGTTCGGCTACTGGGTCTTCGAGGGCGACTGGCAGAGCGCCCAGCGTCCGTCCTGGAACTACCGTGCGCAGGACGGCGGCGGCATCGTCGTCGACATGTTCCCGCACTGGGAGTACGTGCTGCACGAACTCTTCGGCCGGGTCACCTCCGTCCAGGCCCTCACCGCCACCCACATCCCGCAGCGCTGGGACGAGAACGGCAAGCCCTACGACGCCACCGCCGACGACGCCGCGTACGGCGTCTTCGAGCTGGAGGGCGGCGCGATCGCCCAGATCAACTCCTCATGGGCGGTCCGCGTCCACCGCGACGAACTCGTGGAGTTCCAGGTCGACGGCACCGAGGGCTCCGCCGTCGCCGGCCTGCGCGACTGCCGCGTCCAGCACCGCAGCGCCACCCCCAAGCCGGTCTGGAACCCGGACGTCCCCGCCACCGAGACCTTCCGCGACCAGTGGCAGGAGGTCCCCGACAACGCTGTCTACGACAACGGCTTCAAGGCCCAGTGGGAACTGTTCCTGCGCCACGTCTACGCCGACGCCCCCTACCACTGGGACCTCCTGGCGGGCGCCCGAGGCGTCCAACTCGCCGAACTGGGACTGAAGTCGTCGGCAGAGGGCCGCCGCGTCGCCGTCCCGGAGGTGACACTGTGA
- a CDS encoding LacI family DNA-binding transcriptional regulator, whose protein sequence is MTVTLADVAARAQVSPATVSRVLNGNYPVAATTRERVLRAVDELDYVLNGPASALAAATSDLVGILVNDIADPFFGIMASAIQSEIGGPGGRAGGERLAVVCNTGGDPERELTYLTLLQRQRAAAVVLTGGAVEDEPHAAAAAAKLRKLGEAGTRVVLCGRPPAPDTRAIALTFDNRGGGRELTEHLIGLGHRRLGYIAGPEERTTTRHRLEGHRAALAAAGIEEDPRWTVHGPYDRRAGYEATLELLRRDATLTAVVAANDSVALGACAALRDSGLRIPEDVSVAGFDDLPFSIDAVPSLTTVRLPLAEAGARAGRIAMGREEPPPGGIAVVRGELMVRGSSGVPRA, encoded by the coding sequence ATGACGGTGACCCTGGCGGACGTGGCGGCCCGCGCGCAGGTCTCCCCCGCGACGGTGTCGCGCGTGCTGAACGGGAACTACCCGGTCGCGGCGACCACCCGGGAACGGGTGCTGCGGGCCGTGGACGAGCTGGACTACGTGCTCAACGGCCCGGCGAGCGCGCTGGCGGCCGCCACGTCGGACCTGGTGGGCATCCTGGTGAACGACATCGCCGACCCCTTCTTCGGGATCATGGCGAGCGCCATCCAGTCGGAGATCGGCGGCCCCGGGGGGCGTGCGGGCGGGGAACGGCTGGCCGTGGTCTGCAACACCGGCGGCGACCCCGAGCGTGAACTGACCTATCTGACCCTGCTCCAGCGGCAGCGGGCCGCGGCCGTGGTGCTGACCGGCGGGGCCGTGGAGGACGAGCCGCACGCGGCGGCGGCCGCGGCGAAGCTGCGCAAGCTGGGCGAGGCGGGGACGCGGGTGGTGCTGTGCGGGCGGCCGCCGGCGCCGGACACCCGGGCGATCGCGCTGACCTTCGACAACCGGGGCGGCGGGCGGGAGTTGACCGAGCACCTCATCGGGCTCGGCCACCGGCGGCTCGGCTACATCGCGGGCCCCGAGGAGCGGACCACCACCCGGCACCGGCTCGAAGGTCACCGTGCGGCGCTGGCCGCGGCCGGTATCGAGGAGGATCCGCGCTGGACCGTGCACGGGCCCTACGACCGGCGGGCCGGCTACGAGGCCACGCTCGAACTCCTGCGCCGCGACGCCACGTTGACGGCCGTGGTCGCCGCGAACGACTCCGTCGCACTGGGCGCCTGCGCGGCCCTGCGCGACTCCGGGCTGCGCATCCCGGAGGACGTCTCCGTGGCCGGCTTCGACGACCTGCCGTTCAGCATCGACGCGGTGCCCTCGCTGACGACCGTACGGCTCCCCCTCGCGGAGGCGGGCGCCCGGGCGGGGCGGATCGCCATGGGGCGGGAGGAGCCGCCGCCGGGCGGGATCGCGGTGGTGCGGGGGGAGTTGATGGTGCGGGGGTCCTCCGGAGTGCCGCGGGCGTGA
- a CDS encoding sugar phosphate isomerase/epimerase family protein: MKLAFSTLGVPGLPVPEVLALASAHGYHGVELRAHPEEPVNPGLGPDERAATAAAFEAAGVEVLGVAGYVQVAAGGDDAAVIEEIRTLIDLAKDLGAPYVRVFPGAVDGQEDADAVAARRLGTAAEYAADHGVRILLETHDSHRTGADAIRVLGPVGHRNVGALWDVMHTWLGGEQPQETYAALSPYLGYVQVKDIVSAQDTTPLALGAGVLPLAECVEVLSRHGWDGWLCWEYEKRWYPDAEPLAGLLGRGREHLSRLLNDSA; encoded by the coding sequence ATGAAGCTCGCCTTCTCCACCCTCGGTGTTCCCGGGTTGCCCGTACCGGAGGTACTGGCGCTCGCGTCCGCGCACGGCTATCACGGCGTCGAGCTGCGCGCCCATCCGGAGGAGCCGGTGAACCCCGGGCTCGGGCCGGACGAACGGGCCGCCACGGCGGCCGCGTTCGAGGCCGCCGGGGTGGAGGTGCTCGGCGTCGCCGGGTACGTGCAGGTGGCCGCGGGCGGGGACGACGCGGCCGTCATCGAGGAGATCAGGACGCTGATCGACCTCGCCAAGGACCTCGGCGCGCCCTACGTCCGTGTCTTCCCCGGCGCGGTGGACGGACAGGAGGACGCCGACGCCGTCGCCGCGCGCAGGCTCGGCACCGCCGCCGAGTACGCCGCCGACCACGGCGTACGGATCCTGCTGGAGACCCATGACTCGCACCGCACCGGCGCGGACGCCATCCGGGTCCTCGGCCCGGTCGGGCACCGTAACGTCGGCGCGCTGTGGGACGTCATGCACACCTGGCTCGGCGGCGAGCAGCCGCAGGAGACCTACGCCGCGCTCTCGCCGTATCTCGGATACGTGCAGGTCAAGGACATCGTCTCGGCCCAGGACACGACCCCGCTCGCGCTGGGCGCGGGGGTGCTGCCGCTGGCCGAGTGCGTGGAGGTGCTGTCCCGGCACGGCTGGGACGGCTGGCTGTGCTGGGAGTACGAGAAGCGCTGGTACCCGGACGCCGAGCCGCTCGCGGGGCTGCTGGGGCGGGGGCGGGAGCATCTGTCCCGGCTGCTCAACGACTCCGCGTGA